Below is a genomic region from Bacillus mycoides.
GCCTCTATAGTCTCATTCGGCGCAATACCACATCTTCCTTCTAAAATTAATGAATCGGGAACAGAACTTGGCCAGCTTCCCCCTTCAATTTTCCCAACGTTAATTGGAATTGGAATCGGAATCCCCTTAAATAACGGATCTGTAATTCTACCATTTCTCTTCTCTTCTAATTTTCTCAAATGCTCTACAACAAACATACTTTTTTCAATTGCACTTACTCCTTCATAACGTGTACCACCGTGTGCTGCTTTTCCTTTTATATGTAGACGAAACCACATTGATCCTTGTTGTTTCGGAAAAAACTTCATATTCGTCGGCTCAGGAATAATAACGCCATCTGCCTTATATCCTCGTAAAATAGCGGCTAATGTTCCTGCCCCACCGCTCTCTTCTTCTATTACACTTTGAAAATGTATATCACCTTTTAGTTCAATACCAGATTCAATAATCGCTTCCATCGCAAGCATAAGTGAGACATTGCCGCCTTTCATATCTGTTGTTCCACGTCCATATATGCGGTTTCCTATTTTCTCTCCACTATATGGATGATGGTCCCACTGATTTACATCCCCTTCTGGCACGACATCAATATGCCCGTTTAAAATCATAGATTTCCCTTCGCCACTTCCTTTTAAAGTCGCTACAATGTTCGGGCTATCTGTAAAACTTATACGAGGTGATACGAAATAAGGGTGATCTTTCATTTCCTTAAAAGCAGGCTCCCAAATATCAAGATCTAGACCTAACTCACGCAACTTTTCAATAACAATTGCCTGTGCACCACTTTCATCACCAGATACGCTCTTTTCTTGAATTAATCGTGTTAAAAATTTTACACTCTCTTCTTCATGACCCTCAATATAATCACAAACTTGTTTTTTTAATTGCTCCATATATTACAACTCCCCTCATTCAATTACTAGTAAATTTGAGCTTATATGAAAATCAGCTGTCGTATGTCGTTTTACATCTTCTACAGTATATGGACTCATTAATTCTTGTAAGACAAGTCCTCTTTGGGTCACTTCCATGACAGCCATGTCTGTAATAATTAAATCTACACATTTTTTCGAAGTTAATGGCAATGTACATTCCGAAACAATCTTTGCATTTCCGTATTTATCAACATGATTCATCACAACAACGACCCGCTTCGCTTTTTGCGCTAAATCCATCGCTCCTCCAATACCTGGAACGCGTTTTCCTGGTACAATCCAGTTCGCTAAATCACCATTTTCACTTACTTGTAACGAACCAAGTATCGTAACATCAAGTAATCCTTTTCGAATCATGCCAAACGCCATGCAGCTATCAAAATAACTTGCTCCTGTAATAAGAGATGTTGGTAAACCAGCTGCGTTACATAAATTCTCATCTTCATTCCCTTTACTTGGCGTTGGTCCCATACCAACAATACCGTTTTCCGCATGAAACATAACATTCATATCTTCTGGCAAATGATTCGGTACAAGCGATGGAATTCCAATACCTAAATTTACAAGCATACCATTCTGAATTTCTTTCGCTGCACGTCTTGCAATCTTATCTCTTACTTCTACGCCCATACCCATTTCCAATTCACTCCTTCCGATGGCACGATATAATTTACAAATACACCTGGGACGACAATTTCTTCTGGATCTAAACTTCCAAGTGGAACAATTTCTTCTGCTTCTACAATCGTTATGTCACCAGCCATAGCTACGTGTGGATTCATATTACGAGCGCTTTTATCAAATACAAGATTGCCAAACGGATCCGCTTTTTTCGCATATACAATTGCGACTTCAGCCGTTAAAGCTGTTTCAACTAAATATGTCTTTCCATTCATTTCAACTGTACGCTTTCCTTCTTCTACAATCGTATCAACACCAACATCAACTAAAATACCACCAAGCCCTACACCACCAGCGCGAATACGCTCTGCGAGTGTTCCTTGCGGAGAGAATTCAATTTGCAATCTTCCTTCATTTAATTGTCTTCCCGCATTTGGATTTGACCCAATATGAGAAGTAACTAAAGATTTAACCCTTTCATTCGTAACAAGACGACCGATTCCTACATCAGGAAATCCAGTATCATTTCCTATTAAATTTAAATTTGTAATGCCTTTATCTAAAACAGCTTGAATTAAAGATGGAGGTGATCCGATTCCTCCAAATCCCCCAAACATTAATGTCATATCATCATGGAACAAAGAAATTACTTCCTCTATTTCTTTTAATTTACCGAATGTATTTGTAATAGTTGTCATGCGATACTATGCCCTCCTTTTTGCATCATCTCTTCCACGCTCTTTACAAAAATTGAAAGTAATTCATCTAACTCGGAATATGTAGTTGTCATTGGTGGTGCAACAAGCAGTGCACTATCCTCTTTTCCTGCTTGCCCTGAAACAGCTTGGTATAAGAGCAGTCCATTTTTAGCAGCAACTGAAATAAGCTCCGACGCTTTTGTAAACGGTTGCAATTCTATTCCAATTAGCAATCCTTTTCCACGCACATCGGCAATGATTGTCGATTGTTGCTGAACTTTCTGCAAACCTTTTAATAAATACTCTCCCTTTTCTGCTGTTTTTTCAGGTAAATTATGTTTCTCCATATATTCAATAACTGCTAAAGCCGTTGCTGCAGACAATGGATTTGCACTAAGCGTATGCCCGCTCATTACAGAACGTGATCCACGTAAAATCGGCTCCATAACACGGTCACTTACTATTGTCGCTGCCATTGGTGTATAACCCGCTCCTAGCCCCTTACCAAGGGTCATAATATCCGGTTCTACACCCCAGTGCTCCATAGCAAACCATGCACCAGTACGACCAAGTCCAGTCATTACTTCATCCGCAATAAATAATATATCGTAATGACTACAAATATCTTTAATTACTTTATAGTATTCTTTCGGCGGGACAACCGCGCCTCCAGCAGCTCCGATAATCGGTTCAGCAATAAAAGCTGCAATATGTTCTGCACCAATTCGATCAATCGCTCTTTCTAGTTCAGTCGCACAAGAAAGTTGACATGTTGGATATACCTTTTGTACAGGACATCTAAAACAGTATGGAGCTGGAATA
It encodes:
- a CDS encoding peptidase, producing MEQLKKQVCDYIEGHEEESVKFLTRLIQEKSVSGDESGAQAIVIEKLRELGLDLDIWEPAFKEMKDHPYFVSPRISFTDSPNIVATLKGSGEGKSMILNGHIDVVPEGDVNQWDHHPYSGEKIGNRIYGRGTTDMKGGNVSLMLAMEAIIESGIELKGDIHFQSVIEEESGGAGTLAAILRGYKADGVIIPEPTNMKFFPKQQGSMWFRLHIKGKAAHGGTRYEGVSAIEKSMFVVEHLRKLEEKRNGRITDPLFKGIPIPIPINVGKIEGGSWPSSVPDSLILEGRCGIAPNETIEAAKEEFEGWIGELKDVDSWFVKNPVEVEWFGARWVPGELEENHPLITTLQHNFVEIEGNEPIIEASPWGTDGGLFTQIANVPTIVFGPGETKVAHYPNEYIEVDKMIAAAKIIACTLLDWCEVKK
- a CDS encoding CoA transferase subunit B, which produces MGMGVEVRDKIARRAAKEIQNGMLVNLGIGIPSLVPNHLPEDMNVMFHAENGIVGMGPTPSKGNEDENLCNAAGLPTSLITGASYFDSCMAFGMIRKGLLDVTILGSLQVSENGDLANWIVPGKRVPGIGGAMDLAQKAKRVVVVMNHVDKYGNAKIVSECTLPLTSKKCVDLIITDMAVMEVTQRGLVLQELMSPYTVEDVKRHTTADFHISSNLLVIE
- the atoD gene encoding acetate CoA-transferase subunit alpha codes for the protein MTTITNTFGKLKEIEEVISLFHDDMTLMFGGFGGIGSPPSLIQAVLDKGITNLNLIGNDTGFPDVGIGRLVTNERVKSLVTSHIGSNPNAGRQLNEGRLQIEFSPQGTLAERIRAGGVGLGGILVDVGVDTIVEEGKRTVEMNGKTYLVETALTAEVAIVYAKKADPFGNLVFDKSARNMNPHVAMAGDITIVEAEEIVPLGSLDPEEIVVPGVFVNYIVPSEGVNWKWVWA
- a CDS encoding aspartate aminotransferase family protein; amino-acid sequence: MRDYLIKPLVGQPYPMISHGKGVYLYDQNGNKYFDGSSGAITAGIGHGVAEIAEVIKKQAEEIAFVYRSQFTSEPAEKLAKKLSDLSVGDLNWSFFVNSGTEANETAMKIAIQHFQERGIQGKHKILSRWMSYHGITMGALSMSGHPLRRQRFVSILEDYPTIPAPYCFRCPVQKVYPTCQLSCATELERAIDRIGAEHIAAFIAEPIIGAAGGAVVPPKEYYKVIKDICSHYDILFIADEVMTGLGRTGAWFAMEHWGVEPDIMTLGKGLGAGYTPMAATIVSDRVMEPILRGSRSVMSGHTLSANPLSAATALAVIEYMEKHNLPEKTAEKGEYLLKGLQKVQQQSTIIADVRGKGLLIGIELQPFTKASELISVAAKNGLLLYQAVSGQAGKEDSALLVAPPMTTTYSELDELLSIFVKSVEEMMQKGGHSIA